One genomic region from Oncorhynchus kisutch isolate 150728-3 unplaced genomic scaffold, Okis_V2 scaffold2680, whole genome shotgun sequence encodes:
- the LOC116370639 gene encoding NLR family CARD domain-containing protein 3-like, producing MRLTGEREEGGPASKMSLSGEREKGGPASKRNVSGEHGTKSKSPIKQERPASPVPSCVSMKSDKSMEQPIEFREGDFSTEQSGADMHVLRKMNQKELADTLEKYSDDPAVICQRELKSNLKKKFQCVFEGIAKQGNPTLLNKIYTELYITEGGTGEVNNEHELRQIETTTRKQARPETAIKCNDIFKPLTGQDKPIRTVLTKGVAGIGKTVSVQKFILDWAEGKANQDVQFVFSFPFRELNLMKEDKHTFIELLNHFSMETKESRISNYDKYKVLFIFDGLDECQLPLDFQKNKICCDVTESTSVDVLLTNLIKGNLLPSALLWITTRPAAANKIPAACVDQVIEVRGFNDPQKEEYFRNRFSDEDMASRIISHIKTSRSLHIMCHVPVFCWISATVLEHMLKHKREEMPKNLTEMYTHLVVFHTKQNNEKYLGKEETGPHWNKESILSLGKLAFQQLVKGNLIFYEEDLKESGIDVNEASVYSGLCTQLFKEECGLYQDKVYCFVHLSIQEFLAAVYVFLSFINNNENLMDELQTKDKPEVTFYKSAVDKALQSETGNLDLFLRFLLGLSLESNQKHLRGLLTKTRSSSQSHEETVKYIKEKIGEDLSPERSINLFHCLNELNDHSLVKEIQRYLSSGSLSGGKLSSAQWSALVFVLLTSEKELDVFDLKKYSRSEEGLLRLLPVVKASRAAL from the exons tccaatcaagcaggagagaccagcctcccctgttcccagctgtgtgtccatgaagagtgacaagTCTATGGAACAACCTATAGAgtttagagagggagacttttctactgaacaaag TGGTGCTGATATGCACGtcctgaggaaaatgaaccagaaggagcttgctgacacactggagaaat ATTCAGATGATCCTGCTGTGATTTGCCAACGTGAACTCAAATCTAatctaaagaagaagtttcaatgtgtatttgaggggatcgctaaacaaggaaacccaacacttctcaataagatctacacagagctctacatcacagagggtggaacaggagaggtcaataatgaacatgagctgagacagattgagacaacaaccaggaaacaagCAAGACCAGAGACAGCAATCAAATGTAATGACATCTTCAAACCCTTAACTGGACAAGACAAACctatcagaactgtgctgacaaagggagtcgctggcattggaaaaacagtctctgtgcagaagttcattctggactgggctgaaggaaaagcaaatcaggatgtccaatttgtattttcattccctttccgggagctgaatttgatgaaagaggacaaacacactttcattgaacttcttaatcacttctcaatggaaaccaaagaATCAAGAATCTCCAACTACGACAAGTAcaaagttctgttcatctttgatggtctggatgagtgccaactgcccctagacttccagaagaacaagatATGTTGTGACGTCACAGagtcaacctcagtggatgttctgctgacaaatctcatcaagggaaatctgcttccctctgctctcctctggataactacccgacctgcagcagccaataagATCCCTGCAGCGTGTGTTGACCAGGTGATagaggtacgagggttcaatgacccacAGAAGGAAGAGTACTTCAGGAACAGATTCAGTGATGAGGACAtggccagcagaatcatctcacacataaagacatcaaggagcctccacatcatgtgccacgttccagtcttctgttggatttctgcaacagtccttgaacacatgctaaaacataagagagaagagatgcccaagaatctgactgagatgtacacacaccttgtggtgtttcatactaaacaaaataatgaaaagtatcttgggaaagaagagacaggtccacactggaataaagagagcattctgtcactgggaaaactggcttttcaacagcttgtgaagggcaatctgattttctatgaagaagacctgaaagagtctggcattgatgtcaatgaagcctcagtgtactcaggattgtgcacacagctctttaaagaggaatgtgggctgtaccaggacaaggtgtactgctttgttcatctgagcattcaggagtttctggctgctgtatatgtgttcctctcattcatcaacaacaatgAGAATCTAATGGATGAACTGCAAACAAAAGACAAGCCTGAAGTTACTTTCTACAAGAGTGCTGTGGATAAAGCCTTACAAAGTGAGACAGGAAACCTGGAccttttcctccgcttccttctgggcctctcactggagtccaatcagaagcacttgCGAGGTCTACTGACAAAGACAAGAAGCAGCTCACAGAGCCATGAAGAAACAGTCAAGTACATCAAGGAGAAGATCGGGGAGGATCTCTCTCCAGAGAGGagcatcaatctgttccactgtctgaatgaactAAATGACCATTCTCTAGTGAAGGAGATCCAAAGATACCTGAGCTCAGGAAGTCTCTCTGGAGGCAAACTGTCATCtgcacagtggtcagctctggtctttgtgttgctgacttcagaaaaggagctggatgtgtttgacctgaagaaatactccagatcagaggaaggtcttctgaggctgctgccagtggtcaaagcctccagagctgctctgtga